One genomic region from Neospora caninum Liverpool complete genome, chromosome V encodes:
- a CDS encoding putative EF hand domain-containing protein, which produces MAHATWELPERRDESSLSLEKRDASEAERLLENVSSEGAREDEHKRSRGDASRDATKRPAVALLRAGDRLTTPGQMKRVRSEGCVLKRHQLICSSTLPITTCYHLGEVIGVGTWCTVRTAVERFSGLERVVKRVCKETHRAELPQFRQEIALCRQLDHPNIARLYETFEDHRYIYLVFEYCRGGDLLSWLHARQDARRERRKRSQATAESPGEALRLNGDTGAGARRGEGDGGDASGGEGAEVENAVRGDRKGPVDDERPICSEMQAARFMIQLLSALSYLHRKGIAHRDLKLENILLVHPFEGRDEGDRDSTRSERAESAVSQPPLPPSLSHPAPSPHAFPTQDSAAPQAEHTERRGESDVAVPSNACRPGVGDRQACVSADLPCLRALAPETNFSDSIALADFGLARRFTPGGARERPTRRRLPSRTASSAGLSASGVMTTRVGTLYYLSPFLLKGVPYDEVQSDMWAAGVVLYMLISGAPPFEGNSEAEVSAKILTTRLAFKEPCWRHVSEDCKDLVCRLLHNPFLAESCSAPSIANSLSSSPRPLSVDFLSAANRSPPTLASSPTAGETPTCQRSSLAGEKAGLLDTPSCPDPTGGGSGASLSVSACDLTCVEGRDSGAREGESASEATETGQKTFGIRAWQPGILRRMDAATTLTHPWFVAVQRQLWAKVSGPTLSMSRSTSSPAFHQGHGHRVRTLGQDVSGYGHVVPFGAMKGREETDLRIFSPLSPSISSGSLCSSTSVSPSPSSASLASSLFASSLSPSPSSASLVGLACGAWGSLEASGKARRCAPGGIPEGSPAYIRETSPSDAFRRPLPKSMSSPNVHCALYQAAQAKDEVGSRGPGGRGSPEGAAAAWPDAASGGSGSSTRWGEAGDRTGARGDRRDGDGGCLTGRSPSPPRPPVPGNQVSPGASREDLPELGSAGSSWTAPSLPCAAALPPRGASPPAASSPALPEAAFASPAGVPLGVALKGELPARLLAASRCSGAALDPDQAAIFHCRFLLLLGATSWRRFAGLGPLQRALRTVVAREMEDELEVRVLREIFCALDRGHRGALAPDDIVWGLGVAKDLVTSECQSCLIQASAMEIVVEGKGEVAVSSLSPEDLSGLDASAARPLRMSLEDDVAASSSAKREECFEPILPSTRLEEVDLENKEETSRARSERDGGGGMWRVGDISSLAACPLGSVALPPSLRSLRHLAGLTSSHLGPPVGEILPYLLNLHAFLGVAPPAFLSVLSSSWPQWTTADRCEEAERPRDAGDGLEATGDREKPRREGEEERWTVHDVVAGMDTDGSGNIEFVEFVAASLADADIAGRESLGRAAFRYFDRSFDGLVSYRDLLGLLSLQPASPLCSSFSAMSPGVSSSLPQGCMSHGWSRQPATPCGVVSADACNPTGGESGGVWSPKQNRTLQEADSEDSGEALGVGEGFLSDLEHVTRENLSLYRAVLKQIQAVDKDKDGYITYDEFLLLMR; this is translated from the exons ATGGCGCACGCGACTTGGGAACTCCCCGAGCGCAGGGATGAatcctccctttctctggaAAAGCGCGACGCTTCGGAAGCTGAGCGCCTTCTCGAAAATGTCTCGTCTGAGGGCGCACGCGAGGACGAACATAAGCGGTCTCGCGGGGATGCCTCGCGAGACGCCACGAAACGCCCAGCCGTTGCGCTCCTccgcgccggagacaggctgACCACACCCGGACAGATGAAGCGCGTTCGCAGTGAAGGCTGCGTCCTCAAGCGCCACCAACTCATATGCAGCAGCACTCTCCCCATCACCACCTGCTACCAT CTGGGCGAAGTGATTGGCGTGGGGACGTGGTGCACGGTCCGGACTGCCGTGGAGCGCTTTTCGGGTTTGGAACGCGTCGTGAAGCGCGTGTGCAAGGAGACGCATCGCGCAGAATTGCCGCAGTTTCGCCAGGAGATTGCGCTTTGTCGACAGCTGGACCACCCGAACATTGCGCGGCTTTACGAGACCTTTGAAGACCACAGATACATTTACCTCGTTTTCGAGTACTGTCGCGGAGGAGATCTCCTCtcgtggctgcatgcgcgccagGACGCGCGCCGCGAGCGCCGAAAGCGCTCTCAGGCGACCGCGGAGTCGCCGGGCGAGGCCCTGCGACTCAACGGAGACACTGGAGCTGGAGCGCGTAGGGGCGAGGGGGACGGAGGGGACGCGAgcgggggcgaaggcgcagaagtCGAGAATGCggtgagaggagacaggaaaggcccCGTGGACGATGAGAGGCCGATATGCTCAGAGATGCAAGCAGCGCGCTTTATGATTCAACTGCTCTCCGCGCTGTCTTACTTGCATCGAAAAGGCATTGCACATCGCGACCTAAAACTCGAAAACATCCTCCTGGTTCATCCGTTTGAGggccgagacgaaggcgaccgCGACTCGACGCGTTCGGAGCGAGCGGAGTCCGCGGTCTCCCAGCCGCCACTGCCAccgtctctgtctcaccCAGCCCCTTCTCCGCACGCGTTCCCGACGCAGGAcagcgcggcgccgcaggccgAGCACACAGAGCGacggggcgagagcgacgtgGCGGTGCCCTCGAACGCGTGCCGACCCGGAGTGGGTGATCGGCAGGCGTGTGTGTCGGCAGAccttccgtgtctccgcgcgtTGGCACCCGAGACAAACTTCTCTGACAGCATCGCTCTCGCCGACTTTGGCCTCGCCAGGCGCTTCACGCCAGGCGGTGCGCGCGAGCGCCCGACGCGAAGG CGCCTGCCGTCGCGAACGGCTTCGAGTGCTGGGCTCTCGGCCAGCGGAGTCATGACCACCCGCGTCGGTACGCTGTACTActtgtcgccttttctgctcaAAGGTGTGCCCTACGACGAAGTCCAGTCCGACATGTGGGCCGCCGGCGTCGTGCTCTACATGCTTATCTCCGGCGCGCCGCCTTTCGAGGGGAACTCCGAAGCTGAAGTCTCTGCCAAG ATCTTGACGACGCGCCTTGCGTTCAAGGAACCGTGCTGGCGTCACGTCTCGGAAGACTGCAAAGACCTCGTTTGCAGGCTCCTCCACAAccctttcctcgccgagTCCTGCTCGGCTCCTTCGATCGCGAACAGcctgtcttcgtcgccccggcctctctctgtcgatttcctctccgccgccAACCGCTCGCCACCCAcactcgcgtcttcccccaCTGCgggggagacgccgacgtgTCAGAGGTCTTCGCTggccggcgagaaggcggggctCCTGGACACGCCGTCCTGCCCGGACCCGACGGGAGGCGGGTCCGGCGCTTCGCTgagtgtctctgcatgcgaccTCACCTGTGTGGAGGGGCGAGACTcgggcgcgagagagggtGAGAGCGCCAGTGAGGCGACCGAGACTGGCCAGAAAACTTTTGGCATACGGGCTTGGCAGCCAGGCATCCTCCGCCGTATGGACGCTGCAACAACGCTAACTCATCCCTGGTTTGTCGCCGTACAGCGACAGCTGTGGGCAAAAG TTTCCGGTCCGACTCTGTCGATGTCACGGTCCACTTCAAGCCCAGCCTTCCACCAAGGCCACGGCCATCGAGTTCGCACCCTCGGCCAGGATGTTTCGGGCTACGGGCACGTAGTCCCCTTTGGCGCCATGAAGGGACGGGAGGAGACCGACTTGCgcatcttctctccactctcgccctcgatctcgtccggttctctctgctcctcgaCTTCGGTCTccccctcgccgtcgtcggcgtctctggcgtcttCGTTGTTTGCGTCCTCActttcgccgtcgccgtcctcggcctctctcgtaGGCTTGGCCTGCGGTGCGTGGGGGAGCCTCGAGGCGTccgggaaggcgcggcgctgCGCGCCCGGCGGGATCCCCGAAGGCAGCCCGGCTTATATTCGGGAAACCTCGCCGAGCGACGCGTTCCGCCGACCCTTGCCCAAGTCGATGAGCTCGCCAAACGTGCACTGCGCGCTCTACCAGGCCGCCCAGGCGAAGGACGAAGTCGGGTCCCGCGGGCCCGGAGGGCGAGGCTCGCCAGAGGGCGCCGCGGCGGCTTGGCCCGACGCCGCGAGCGGCGGAAGCGGCTCGAGCACACGGTGgggggaggcaggagacagaacgggGGCCCGAGGCGACCGACGGGACGGGGACGGAGGTTGCCTGACAGGCCGTTCGCCATCTCCGCCCCGCCCGCCAGTGCCAGGAAATCAGGTTTCTCCCGGTGCCTCTCGAGAGGACCTCCCAGAGCTCGGTTCCGCTGGGTCTTCCTGGactgcgccgtcgctcccgtGCGCAGCCGCCCTCCCGCCgcgcggcgcttcgccgccagctgcgtcctcgcctgcTCTCCCCGAAgcggccttcgcctcgcccgcggGCGTCCCCTTGGGGGTTGCGCTTAAGGGAGAACTGCCTGCGCGGCTTCTGGCGGCTTCGCGCTGCTCCGGGGCCGCCCTGGACCCGGACCAAGCAGCGATTTTCCactgtcgcttcctcctccttctcggCGCGACCTCGTGGCGACGCTTCGCGGGGCTCGGGCCTCTCCAGCGCGCCTTGCGCACCGTCGTCGCTCGCGAGATGGAAGACGAGCTCGAAGTCCGCGTCCTTCGGGAGATCTTCTGCGCTCTCGACAGAGGGCACCGCGGAGCGCTCGCGC CGGACGACATCGTTTGGGGCTTGGGCGTCGCCAAGGACCTCGTCACGTCCGAGTGCCAGAGTTGTCTCATCCAAGCCTCGGCAATGGAGATCGTTGTCGAAGGAAAAGGTGaagtcgccgtctcttccctctcccccgAGGATTTGAGTGGTCTTGACGCCAGTGCGGCGCGGCCTCTGAGGATGTCCCTTGAGGATGACGTGGCTGCGTCGTCGTCGGCGAAGCGCGAAGAGTGTTTTGAGCCGATTCTACCGTCGACTCGCCTCGAAGAAGTCGATCtagagaacaaagaggagacgagcagagcgagaagcgagcgagatgGAGGCGGAGGGATGTGGAGGGTCGGAGACATTTCATCCCTTGCTGCGTGTCCACTGGGAAGTGTCGCGTTGCCGCCGAGTCTCCGATCTCTTCGCCATCTGGCCGGGTTGACGAGCTCCCACTTGGGCCCTCCCGTAGGCGAGATCTTGCCTTATTTGCtgaatctgcatgcgtttctcggcgtcgccccgcccgccttcctttccgttctctcgtcctcgtgGCCGCAGTGGACCACGGCCGATCGCTgcgaggaagccgagaggcCGCGCGACGCGGGCGACGGTCTCGAGGCGACTGGAGACCGCGAGAAACCGAGgcgggagggcgaggaagagaggtgGACGGTCCACGACGTGGTTGCCGGCATGGACACAGATGGAAGCGGAAACATTGAATTCGTCGAATTCGTcgctgcctccctcgccgaTGCCGACATAGCTGGACGTGAATCGCTCGGCAG AGCCGCATTTCGTTACTTCGACCGAAGCTTCGACGGCTTGGTGAGTTACCGGGATCTCCTGGGactgctttctcttcagccggcttcgccgctgtgttcctcgttttctgcgaTGTCcccgggtgtctcttcgaGTCTCCCTCAGGGGTGCATGTCGCACGGCTGGTCTCGTCAGCCGGCGACTCCCTGTGGGGTCGTGTCCGCCGACGCCTGCAACCCCACAGGGGGGGAGTCAGGGGGCGTCTGGTCTCCTAAACAGAACAGGACGCTGCAGGAGGCGGACAGCGAAGATTCAGGCGAGGCTCTCGGCGTCGGCGAAGGCTTCCTATCTGACCTCGAGCACGTCACACGGGAGAATCTGTCGCTCTATCGGGCCGTGTTGAAGCAGATCCAGGCTGTCGACAAAGACAAAGATGGCTATATTACTTACGACGAATTCCTCCTCCTCATGCGGTAG